The following coding sequences lie in one Rutidosis leptorrhynchoides isolate AG116_Rl617_1_P2 chromosome 4, CSIRO_AGI_Rlap_v1, whole genome shotgun sequence genomic window:
- the LOC139842332 gene encoding uncharacterized protein, with the protein MTNLEWRLATLPFAFGGLGVYSAGDVSHYAFLASRLQTAGLQTKLLRHAGNPSEVAAPILMKKLADVYFTKVTASAESTFSLSPRQSALWKSQQGVHTSAWLRAVPILGLGQTMNAKTYRCVLCYRLGVPLFSISTACSACSRVFTGDIFGDHAVSCAGMVGIKHRHNIVRDSLVDVCYRSGISARKEVDIGLSGGNDRALRPADVLLYSWDCGRDVCVDLTGSSPLTQSGLSDFVPGRAVVEAARRKRVKYESCCQAIGYGFIPFSFSSLGELEKEAISLLKRVQKSSMAQDIGAGAAAHIFTRIGFAIARDTVQMVIIHLGTRKNSYTIAYQEYE; encoded by the exons ATGACAAATTTAGAG tggcggcttgccaccttgccatttgcttttggagggcttggtgtttattcggcGGGAGATGttagtcattatgcttttctggcttctcggttACAgactgctgggttgcagaccaagctcctacgtcatgcgg gtaatccgagtgaggtcgctgccccaatactcatgaagaaattggcagatgtttatttcacaaaggttaccgcttctgcagaatccactttttcgttatctccccgacaatcggccttatggaaatcacagcagggtgttcacacctctgcttggctaagggcagtccctattttggggttgggtcagacgatgaacgcaaagacttaccgatgtgtgttgtgctaccggttaggtgttccattgttctctatctcgacggcatgctctgcctgttcaagggtttttactggggatattttcggggatcacgcggtgtcttgtgctggtatggtgggtattaagcatcgacataatattgttcgggattcccttgttgatgtttgttatcgatctgggatttctgcgagaaaggaggttgacattgggttgtctggagggaacgacagggccctcagacctgcagatgtgttactttattcctgggattgtggtcgcgatgtctgtgttgacttgacagggtcttctcctttgacacagtctgggctttctgactttgtccctggacgtgctgtggttgaggcggctcgtcggaagcgggtcaagtacgaatcttgctgtcaggcgattggttatggtttcattcctttctcattttcttcccttggggaattagagaaggaggctattTCTTTGcttaagcgggttcagaagagttcgatggcgcaagatattggtgccggtgctgctgctcatatttttactaggataggttttgctattgctagag ATACTGTACAGATGGTTATAATACATTTAGGTACAAGAAAAAACAGTTACACAATTGCTTATCAGGAATATGAATAA